The Alnus glutinosa chromosome 1, dhAlnGlut1.1, whole genome shotgun sequence region CCAATACCTTGCCCAGCCACCACAAAAGTCCACCTGTTCATACAGCGACAACCGTATCACCTTCACACGGTCACCATCAGCCCACACAACACCAACGAACACCACAGATCAGCTGGCCCTCTCATCGTTGTGATTACACCACCACACAGGCACTGCACCTACTTCGCATGGCCGAATTGCATAGCACCACCACACAAATTTCGCATAGCCTCAACACTCACACAGTTCCTCCATGCTCAAACCGGACAACCACGCACAGCTCCACACATCATCACTATGGCATACTCCTCGTCTACCACTGCCACCTCGCCGGACAACCCCAAACATTCAATTGCAGGAGCGTGAAACCACCATCAACCACCCCCCATGATGAACAAACAACCCAATCGATTGCCGCACCACAAGCCTAGCGACAGCACCCCATGTTCACACACAATCAACCTCCGATTGATCACTTCAaggggaaaataaaaaacacaagaaaatcgaatggctctaataccaaatgataGGAACCCAAGGGTTTCTATCGattgaaaattagaaaataaaagaaaaaatggataaatCAATCGCTTCAAAGGGATTGGACCTCCAATTGATCACTTCGAGGAGATCAACCTCCAAATGTTACATAAAGCAATTGTGTTTTCACTGATTGAATTTCCATACGGCATCATGCTTGGAAATAAAGAGATTGCAATAATACGCAATCATTATGATCATGGAAAATATTATGAGAaatattatggggatattttggGGTTCCTATCATCATCCTAGAATATAAGGCCTCTTTTCCTAATGGAGCATTTAAATGGCCAGGAAAAATTAACCAGACTATTGATTTCACGTTGGATTTCGAATTATCAACCTTTGAAAatgtatcaaaaaaaagaaaattataaccTCAATGAGGCTACAAGACTAGAGAATAAAGGAGAAAGAAATAGCACTATAAACAGTTCATGAGCAACagaaagggtaaacaaagtttCATAACTAGGAATTTAAGAAACAACTATAAAGCATTTCCTACACGATACCTGTTGAAAGCTAGCATGGCTTCAAATGGAGTAATAACTGGAGCTAAATACTCCTTGCTATCCAGAAGAGCAGTTTGGGCACAAGAGACATAAATGAAAACATTGCACTGCCACAAATGGAAGTTTGTTAATAAAACTCGTATGTTCTGAAATCAACTTGCATCTATATCAGTTTACCTCAGGAAAGTTTGCAAGTTTTGCAGGGTTTGGTCTGCCCATAACAAAAGTATAGGCCTTTTTCCCAGATCCAGTGATCAGCTCTTTCATTTGATGAATCATATGTTGGTAACCAGCTGCATCAATAGTTGCAGAATTCATCCCACATCTTCAAGTTAACTATTATGAATACTTAGAGTGGCAGATATGCATGAACCTCAACATAATTGAATTTTATCAATACCatgaaaaattatgatttataaACAGTATATGAAAAATAACATACAGACAGGAATATAATGCTTCATGTCCTAAACTATCACAGTATCAAGATTATGTTGctgttttaaagtgaaaaaggAATGTGAACAGAGCTTGCCAAATCTTTTCATTTCAAGTTATCATGATTAATTAGAGAATTAGTTCACCAAAAACGGAGTTAATTGGAGGAGTTAAGAgttaaaagaaagcaaaaataacCATACACACACAAAAGATACCGAAATGATATGAAATCATCACACAATAGAAATCATTGTCAATATGACATCCCCATCAATAGAGCATTATCAGAATTTATGAACTGATAAGAATAAAAAACCATATGATCAACATTGAAGGAATGAAAAAAGACGTATAGTAATAACAATGTAGTTCATCCAAGATCTATTTACTAGCATTTAAGCATGGAATACATGGTTCGTTATATGAGGGAAATGTGCATAGCAATTCCTGTATGGCAAATAAACATGCTTAGAATGCAATAGAGCCAAGTTAGCAAACAGTACAGAATCATACAAACTCATCTTTCATCCCAAAGGTGAACTTACCTACACAAAGAGTTCCCACCAAAATCCCAACAATATTAGCATCCTTTGCTTTTTCAACCAGGAAATATCTGTGCATGAAACATCACTCACAtagtaaatcacataaatgaaGTGCATGACACGAATTGAACAAATAGGGAAAAAAAGATACAGAAACAAATTCATGCTAAACGTGAATCAATAGACATTTaaggcagaaaaaaaaaaaaaaaaaaaaaaaaaaagaagaagaagaagaagaagagagagagagagattaaggGTGCAGGTGGGAGAGTGATTATGCTGCATATAATACCTACGCTTAAGAATCCTTTTCTGTTGAGATACATCCGTCACCAAACATTTCTTTGTTGCATCATATCTGACTAAAACGACCATCAGAAAAtattcttttgataagtaaaaatcaccaaatataaaacaatgattaattagaaaaaatagaAGACATGCAATTCAACCGGCACTATGTTTACATATACTAGAAGCTTGAGGGAAAATGGAAAATCAAGATATGAACACTAGAAATATCTCCAGAAGAGATTGTTTTAGATTGGCTGTTAAATTCCCCTAACCAATGAATTTTCAGTTCTAAGAAAATCAGCAACAATGACGCAAACTATTTTAATACacactacaaaggtttttattGCCAGGAACAGTGGAGAAGCTCTgagtgaaaaggaaaaaaaaaaagaaaagaaaaaaaaaggtgcaatTATACAGCTTGAATTCACAACCAGATACTTGATGACCAGGGTAGAAAAGAAGCAGGTTAATCTTCAAATGCATGCATATGAACAATAAAACAACTAACTGCCACAGTACAATGGAAGGGGGGAAATAGAAAAGAACCAGGCAATTGTCCACGTGGAGATGGAAAAATATGTGCATGTATAACACATATATGCTGCATTGTACCAAAAGGTACACAGGAGCAACTTCGTTTAGCAACACTAAAAAGACGCGTCAATAAACACACACAATGCTAGtaaaatatgaacaaaaatATCTCCACCCTTACAACTTGTCAACCACATCTAGGTGGGTGAAACAACATGCTGAGATCTGAGGTGCATACGCACTCACaaacacattttaaaaattagaaaattttcaTATGGAGCATAGCACGCATGTGGCACTATAAACACAGACATGCAAGAGGCATGGCAATTTGTCTACCTATATCACAGCCATTAAATGTCAGCACGACATTTGCAAACGCTGAATTGTCAGAACCAATCCAAAAAAGCAAGTAGTCCTCCATCCTGTGTCCATCAGGCAATGTCCAGATCAAGCCTCCAATACTATAACTACTGCCGGGTGCCATCCCAAAAGTTTTATCTTCAGTACAGTCACCAGCTGGTCCCCCAAGCCCATTGGAGCTTTTATTATCATCAGATGGATTAGTAACTGAGCTCAGAACATCAGCAAGATGGACTCCTAATTCAGATTTGGATTCAGGCAACCTCAATGCATCTACCAGTGCTTCTCtaacattctttattgaatatgaataTTCCAGCCCATAAAGGACCTGCACTAGGGAAGTTAGACAGGTAACATTTACAGCAAATTTATGTGATAGTTCTGCCAGGCAATGAGCAAAATAATAAGTGATTAAATAATAGAGAGCAAAAGCGTGGGATGTAAAGGCAAAAGCACCCAAAGAAAGAATCTTTCCTGTTATCAAAGTAGAGAAAAATTCCGAACAAAAAAGTGGGTGTCAATGCCACATAGCAGGATGCACTTCAAAATTGTGGCTTCCTTAGCCACATGGTTAAGTTGGTAGTATATTACAAAGAAACCACTTAATCTCTATATTTTAGGATGCAAGGACACAAATAAATTATCATAATGTGGGATTCTCCAAATACCGAGGGTTGATAGGTGGAGGGACATGAATATCTGGAACCTAAATATCTAGGATTTCTCAAAAAAGCTCCTACCATATTGATTATAATCCTTAGGCCCTTAAACCCTATACAGTATCcgctatatattttttttgataagtacagtATCCACTATATTTGGCTGACTTGAATCTTGGCTTCTATGCAAAAAGTCCGTAACAACGTCAATACCATTAGATTGGCTTGCTCTTCCACATTTTGAGTAAAGCTAATGTGTCTGAGGTGTGCAAAACTTTATGAAGTATATGCAAGTAGGAATGAAATAAAGACTTAAcagttttctttcatttttgatGAGTTAAAAAATGATACTTTAGGAAAATTATAAGAGCATACATTAGGCATACAATTGTCATTGTTAACATCCATTTATTGCCAGGTTAAAGCattctagaaaaaaataaaaataaaaataatatatcatgTTAATTGCCATACCAGGATACGCTTGCCATTGGTCAAAGcataatttgaaatattttcaaCACAATCAGCTACACTAATGGAAGCCTTTCCAAAGACAGAGAATGCTGGAAGAGTCGTCGTCCTGCAAACAGAAAAGAGGCCTTCAACAGAAGGGCATATGAAGTAGAGTTCAAATATTACAGTAGCAGAGAAAACTACACAGCTAAAACCATTTTTCCAGTTAAATCCCTGAATTCAAATTGCAGAAATGCTAAAAAGCAAGATATGTTATAAACCAAAATAGGAGATAAGCTAAATTCAAATTCCTAAATCAGAGTTAACAAAGCCAAAAGAttaaactgaaaaaataaaaaatgaataaaaaaacacacaccAAAGTTAGGTCATGCCCTGCTCTCCTAACACCCTAGACCTCCAAGCCTACATACACTGCTTTGACTCAAAAATCTTGAACTTTTATTGATCCACAACCCCAGAAAATTCACTCTCAAATAAGTCCTGAGAACTAAACACACAGCCTCAGCAATTTGTGTATAGATTACTCAAAATTGTCATTGAGTACTCACGGGCTGAGACACGTATGCCCATAATGTATAACACACTCAGCACTAGCGTGCAATGCTCCGACCTCATCGACGCAGCAACTACCGAATGTTGTGTCCGCCATTACAAACAATCTAACATCTTTGTTGCCTCCATTCTGATCAGCATCACATTTTCTCAGCGACCGAAGTTGCTCGCGCAGAGCTCTCACCACAAGCGTTGAATCCTTCAATAGCTCATCTGGgaactgaaattcaaacaaaacGCAGTGCAATTTCGATAAATGAGCAAGGGAATTAACCCCTAAACCTATCCTTTGACACTGAGATCACTGAGAAAATTTAGGAATAGCATTTCTACGCAAATTGCAATCCTTACAAagcaaccaaaagaaaatattgaagaaagaaTCTGTAAGTCAATTGCATTTAGCTTGCCAGTGACACAGTCAGtaacttttttctttccatatccttcattttctcagcaaccaaacagagaatAAAGATAAGGGCTGCGCTTAAGGGTTTTGAGGTTATACGAATAGAAGAAACTTGAGTACAAGAATTAGATATCGaattatttactttttcttttcttcagcCAATTGATTATCATTTCGTTAACACAAAAGACTCAACACTTTCTTTCTCGTTTTCTCGGAAACCAAACGGACGATTCAAACATGAGAGGTTTTTCCAGGGTTTATAGgaagtttctttttttgttttttttctttttgcgtTTCGGTTACCTGTAAAGCAACTCTGGTGAAGTTCCGAGAGTGAATAAACTCGGCGGTGCGGGCAATTTCGTAATTAGATTCCAAGTCCA contains the following coding sequences:
- the LOC133879473 gene encoding uncharacterized protein LOC133879473 yields the protein MDLESNYEIARTAEFIHSRNFTRVALQFPDELLKDSTLVVRALREQLRSLRKCDADQNGGNKDVRLFVMADTTFGSCCVDEVGALHASAECVIHYGHTCLSPTTTLPAFSVFGKASISVADCVENISNYALTNGKRILVLYGLEYSYSIKNVREALVDALRLPESKSELGVHLADVLSSVTNPSDDNKSSNGLGGPAGDCTEDKTFGMAPGSSYSIGGLIWTLPDGHRMEDYLLFWIGSDNSAFANVVLTFNGCDIVRYDATKKCLVTDVSQQKRILKRRYFLVEKAKDANIVGILVGTLCVAGYQHMIHQMKELITGSGKKAYTFVMGRPNPAKLANFPECNVFIYVSCAQTALLDSKEYLAPVITPFEAMLAFNRGSQWTGAYVMEFRDLITSCPVEVNQPEEARFSFLSGGYVEDVDLQEEENDKEDNEGALALANATQKVLRLRDDPKSLIKGTARSGPEYFASRSYQGLDMHCNNSLPESYLTGRSGRASGYRDEKGKHEEK